A single Pseudoxanthomonas sp. DNA region contains:
- the bamA gene encoding outer membrane protein assembly factor BamA has protein sequence MTRLPSRRLLALALASAIAMPALAQTTEPAAAPVAAAPLSNASFTATDIRIDGLQRISTGTALTYLPIERGDVVTPTNVAESIRALYKTGFFEDVKLDRQGDILVVTVTERPAINKLTLTGNKDIKTEDLMTGLKDIGLAEGETFDRLSLDRVTQELVRQYNNRGKYNVEITPTVSPLDRNRVDVAIAVKEGKAAKIKHVNVVGAEKFETEDLLENWESKETSWLSWYRRDDQYSKEKLSGDMERLNSWYLDRGYVDFNIDSTQVSISPDKRDMFITAGITEGEQYKISDVKVTGDTVLPKEEIEKLVIVKPEQTFSRVLLEMTADSITATLGNIGHAFAQVNPIPTVDRENRTVAINLQVVPGPRVNVRRIVFKGNTRTSDEVLRREMRQFEGSWFSQVAVDRSRVRLRRLGYFETVDVETNPVPGTNDQVDVVFNVKETTSGSFVFGLGYSQLSGLTTSIQLSQNNFLGGGNRVSVEAQRSDYLQRYSFSYTNPFFTDEGMSLGYNLWWREFDYSDFNTAQYSTTSAAAQGILGLPITENDTVSLLFGIDSNEILTFGGSTPQTIIDYIDAVGQRTFHAWRAEVGWARDTRNDYFMPTGGTYQRVSAEVALPGSTVQYYKLNYEFSKYWSLSPAFVLNTRAELGYGDSYGDDLYRYICVVNGSDPQIPGQPNTGTPSADGTCADGGTLQRTLVATGLPFFENFYAGGTRSVRGFRDNTLGPRSEVISGFRGQPLGGSLKTTGSVELIFPKLFDSNAARVSAFFDFGNVFDGVDNFDAGELRASAGVALLWRAPVGPISISYAFPLRKEDEDEVERLQFTFGGGF, from the coding sequence ATGACGCGACTGCCTTCCCGCCGCCTGCTTGCCCTCGCCCTGGCTTCGGCCATCGCCATGCCGGCACTGGCCCAGACGACGGAACCCGCTGCCGCGCCCGTGGCCGCCGCGCCGCTGAGCAACGCCTCGTTCACCGCGACCGACATCCGCATCGATGGCCTGCAGCGCATCTCGACCGGCACCGCGCTGACCTACCTGCCGATCGAACGCGGCGACGTGGTCACCCCGACGAATGTCGCCGAATCGATCCGCGCGCTGTACAAGACCGGCTTCTTCGAGGACGTGAAGCTCGACCGCCAGGGCGACATCCTGGTCGTCACCGTCACCGAGCGCCCGGCGATCAACAAGCTGACGCTGACCGGCAACAAGGACATCAAGACCGAAGACCTGATGACCGGCCTGAAGGACATCGGCCTGGCCGAGGGCGAAACCTTCGACCGCCTGAGCCTGGACCGGGTGACGCAGGAACTGGTCCGCCAGTACAACAACCGCGGCAAGTACAACGTCGAGATCACGCCCACCGTCAGCCCGCTGGACCGCAACCGCGTGGACGTGGCCATCGCGGTGAAGGAAGGCAAGGCCGCCAAGATCAAGCACGTCAACGTCGTCGGCGCCGAGAAGTTCGAGACCGAGGACCTGCTGGAGAACTGGGAATCCAAGGAAACCAGCTGGCTGTCGTGGTACCGCCGCGACGATCAGTACTCCAAAGAGAAGCTGTCCGGCGACATGGAGCGCCTGAATTCCTGGTACCTGGACCGCGGCTACGTGGACTTCAACATCGACTCCACGCAGGTGTCGATCAGTCCCGACAAGCGCGACATGTTCATCACCGCCGGCATCACCGAAGGCGAGCAGTACAAGATCTCCGACGTGAAGGTCACCGGCGACACGGTGCTGCCGAAGGAAGAGATCGAGAAGCTGGTGATCGTCAAGCCGGAGCAGACGTTCTCGCGCGTCCTGCTGGAGATGACGGCCGACTCCATCACCGCCACGCTGGGCAACATCGGCCACGCGTTCGCGCAGGTCAATCCCATTCCGACCGTCGACCGCGAGAACCGCACCGTCGCGATCAACCTGCAGGTGGTGCCGGGTCCGCGCGTCAACGTGCGCCGCATCGTGTTCAAGGGCAACACCCGCACCTCCGACGAAGTCCTGCGTCGCGAGATGCGCCAGTTCGAGGGCAGCTGGTTCTCGCAGGTCGCCGTGGACCGTTCGCGCGTGCGCCTGCGCCGGCTCGGCTACTTCGAGACGGTCGACGTGGAGACCAATCCGGTCCCCGGCACCAACGACCAGGTCGACGTGGTCTTCAACGTCAAGGAAACCACGTCGGGCAGCTTCGTGTTCGGCCTGGGCTACTCGCAGCTGTCCGGCCTGACCACGTCCATCCAGCTGTCGCAGAACAACTTCCTGGGCGGCGGCAACCGCGTGTCGGTCGAAGCGCAGCGCAGCGACTACCTGCAGCGCTACTCGTTCTCGTACACCAACCCGTTCTTCACCGACGAAGGCATGTCGCTGGGCTACAACCTGTGGTGGCGCGAGTTCGACTACTCGGACTTCAACACCGCCCAGTACTCCACCACCAGCGCGGCCGCGCAGGGCATCCTGGGCCTGCCGATCACCGAGAACGACACCGTCTCGCTGCTGTTCGGCATCGACAGCAACGAGATCCTGACCTTCGGCGGCTCCACGCCGCAGACGATCATCGATTACATCGATGCGGTCGGCCAGCGCACCTTCCACGCCTGGCGTGCCGAAGTGGGCTGGGCGCGCGACACGCGCAACGACTACTTCATGCCCACGGGCGGCACCTACCAGCGCGTGTCCGCCGAAGTCGCGCTGCCGGGATCCACGGTCCAGTACTACAAGCTCAACTACGAGTTCTCCAAGTACTGGTCGCTCAGCCCGGCCTTCGTGCTGAACACCCGCGCCGAACTCGGCTATGGCGACAGCTACGGCGACGACCTCTACCGCTACATCTGCGTCGTGAACGGATCGGACCCGCAGATCCCCGGCCAGCCGAACACTGGCACACCATCGGCCGACGGCACCTGTGCCGATGGCGGTACCCTGCAGCGGACGCTGGTGGCCACCGGCCTGCCGTTCTTCGAGAACTTCTACGCCGGCGGCACGCGCTCGGTGCGCGGCTTCCGCGACAACACGCTGGGCCCGCGCTCGGAGGTCATCTCCGGCTTCCGTGGCCAACCGCTTGGCGGCTCGCTGAAGACCACCGGCTCGGTGGAGCTGATCTTCCCGAAGCTGTTCGATTCCAATGCGGCGCGCGTGTCGGCGTTCTTCGACTTCGGCAACGTGTTCGACGGCGTGGACAACTTCGACGCCGGCGAGCTGCGCGCATCCGCAGGCGTGGCGCTGCTGTGGCGCGCGCCGGTCGGCCCGATCTCGATCAGCTACGCCTTCCCGCTGAGGAAGGAAGACGAGGACGAGGTGGAACGCCTGCAGTTCACCTTCGGCGGCGGCTTCTGA
- the rnhB gene encoding ribonuclease HII, with protein MTSASLFPMPVVRLIAGVDEAGRGPLAGPVAVAAVILDDARPIAGLNDSKQLSEAKREALFPLIQQRALAWRVVFVEPDEIDRLNILQATLEGMRRAVMALQPFPELVRIDGNRAPKGLNCMAETLVGGDAIEPAIMAASILAKVSRDRLMVQLHATFPQYGFDVHKGYPTPAHLSALSRHGPCAHHRRSFAPVRDALAGR; from the coding sequence ATGACGTCGGCCTCGCTGTTCCCGATGCCCGTCGTCCGCCTCATCGCCGGCGTGGACGAGGCTGGTCGCGGCCCGCTGGCCGGACCGGTCGCCGTCGCGGCGGTCATCCTGGACGACGCACGTCCGATCGCGGGCCTGAACGACTCCAAGCAACTCAGCGAGGCGAAGCGCGAGGCGCTGTTCCCGCTGATCCAGCAACGCGCCCTCGCCTGGCGCGTGGTGTTCGTCGAACCGGACGAGATCGACCGGCTCAATATCCTGCAGGCGACCCTGGAAGGCATGCGTCGCGCGGTCATGGCGTTGCAGCCGTTCCCCGAACTGGTCCGCATCGACGGCAACCGCGCGCCGAAGGGCCTGAACTGCATGGCCGAGACGCTGGTCGGCGGCGACGCCATCGAACCGGCGATCATGGCGGCGTCGATCCTGGCCAAAGTGTCGCGCGACCGCCTGATGGTGCAGCTGCACGCGACGTTTCCGCAGTACGGCTTCGACGTGCACAAGGGCTATCCGACGCCTGCGCACCTGTCGGCACTGTCGCGGCACGGACCGTGCGCGCATCACCGCCGCAGCTTCGCGCCCGTGCGCGACGCACTCGCCGGGCGCTGA
- the lpxD gene encoding UDP-3-O-(3-hydroxymyristoyl)glucosamine N-acyltransferase gives MTAPSFTSGELADRFGLALRGDGDLRIDGVATLARALPGQLAFLANSRYRAQLADSRASLVVLRAEDAAEATGAVLIAKDPYTAFAKMAALFERKPTRDAGIHPSAVIDPTARIAPGAHVGPFVVVGARSVIGEGSAIGPGCVIGDDCMVGDGCELVARVTLVTRVRLGQRVLVHPGAVIGADGFGLAMDSGHWIKVPQLGGVVIGDDCEIGANTTIDRGALDDTVLEEDVRLDNQIQIGHNVRIGAHTAMAGCSAAAGSARIGRYCLIGGAAGVLGHLEICDRVVVTAMSLVTSSITEPGEYSSGTPLTDNRTWRKNAARFKQLDALARRVLAADKETR, from the coding sequence ATGACCGCCCCCTCCTTCACCTCCGGCGAACTCGCCGACCGCTTCGGCCTGGCCCTGCGCGGCGACGGCGACCTGCGCATCGACGGCGTGGCCACGCTGGCGCGCGCCCTGCCGGGGCAGCTCGCCTTCCTCGCCAACAGCCGCTATCGCGCGCAGCTCGCTGACAGCCGCGCCAGTCTGGTGGTGCTGCGTGCCGAGGATGCCGCGGAAGCGACCGGGGCCGTGCTGATCGCGAAGGATCCGTACACCGCCTTCGCCAAGATGGCGGCGCTGTTCGAACGCAAGCCCACCCGCGACGCCGGCATTCATCCGAGCGCCGTCATCGATCCGACAGCCCGCATTGCCCCGGGCGCGCATGTCGGCCCGTTCGTCGTGGTCGGCGCACGCAGCGTGATCGGCGAAGGCAGCGCGATCGGCCCGGGCTGCGTGATCGGCGACGACTGCATGGTCGGCGACGGCTGCGAACTGGTCGCCCGCGTCACCCTGGTCACGCGCGTGCGCCTGGGCCAGCGCGTGCTGGTCCATCCCGGCGCGGTGATCGGCGCCGACGGTTTCGGCCTGGCGATGGACAGCGGGCACTGGATCAAGGTGCCGCAGCTGGGCGGCGTGGTGATCGGCGACGATTGCGAGATCGGCGCCAACACCACCATCGATCGCGGCGCGCTCGATGACACCGTGCTGGAAGAGGACGTTCGCCTCGACAACCAGATCCAGATCGGCCACAACGTCCGCATCGGCGCGCACACGGCGATGGCCGGCTGCAGCGCCGCCGCCGGCAGCGCGCGCATCGGCCGCTACTGCCTGATCGGCGGCGCCGCCGGCGTGCTCGGCCACCTGGAGATCTGCGACCGCGTGGTGGTCACCGCCATGTCGCTGGTGACCAGCTCGATCACCGAGCCCGGCGAGTATTCCAGCGGCACGCCGCTGACCGACAACCGTACCTGGCGCAAGAACGCCGCCCGCTTCAAGCAACTGGACGCCTTGGCACGACGCGTGCTGGCGGCCGACAAGGAAACCCGATGA
- the fabZ gene encoding 3-hydroxyacyl-ACP dehydratase FabZ, giving the protein MTLDLQLPVDAATIRKLLPHRYPFLLVDRVVEFEKDKRVLAYKNITQNEPFFTGHFPDRPIMPGVLIIEALAQAGGLLTQLSHQGDTAGRMFYMVKVENARFTRMVVPGDRLDLDVTLKRLIRNMAFYTGVASVNGEQVACADVLCAEDTR; this is encoded by the coding sequence ATGACCCTGGACCTGCAACTGCCCGTCGACGCGGCCACGATCCGCAAGCTGCTGCCGCACCGCTATCCGTTCCTGCTGGTGGACCGGGTGGTGGAATTCGAGAAGGACAAGCGCGTCCTGGCCTACAAGAACATCACCCAGAACGAACCGTTCTTCACCGGCCATTTCCCGGACCGTCCGATCATGCCGGGCGTGCTGATCATCGAAGCGCTGGCGCAGGCGGGCGGCCTGTTGACCCAGCTCTCGCACCAGGGCGACACGGCGGGACGCATGTTCTACATGGTGAAGGTGGAGAACGCGCGCTTCACCCGCATGGTCGTGCCGGGCGACCGCCTGGACCTGGACGTCACCCTGAAGCGCCTGATCCGCAACATGGCCTTCTACACCGGCGTGGCCTCGGTCAACGGCGAACAGGTCGCCTGCGCCGACGTGCTGTGCGCCGAGGACACCCGCTGA
- the lpxA gene encoding acyl-ACP--UDP-N-acetylglucosamine O-acyltransferase, with product MSAPTAIHPSAVVDPGAVLGEGVRIGPFAYVGPDVEIGDGTVIGPHCTVTGPTRIGRDNVFTGHAAIGGDPQDKKFKGERVELVIGDRNQVREFVTLNRGTGTGGGITRIGSDNMLLAYTHVAHDCIVGNHCVFSNNSTLAGHVTIEDWVIMSGFAGVHQFCRVGAHAFIGMGVLLSGDVPPFTMVAGDAAGRPRGINSEGLKRRGFDADRIAAIKRAYRTLYVAGLPLAEAKQQLAEQAQASDDVKALLQFIESGERPLQR from the coding sequence ATGAGCGCCCCCACCGCCATCCATCCCAGCGCGGTCGTCGACCCCGGTGCGGTGCTGGGCGAAGGCGTGCGCATCGGTCCGTTCGCCTACGTCGGTCCCGACGTCGAGATCGGCGACGGCACGGTGATCGGGCCGCACTGCACGGTCACCGGCCCCACCCGCATCGGCCGCGACAACGTGTTCACCGGTCACGCCGCCATCGGTGGCGATCCGCAGGACAAGAAGTTCAAGGGCGAGCGCGTCGAGCTGGTGATCGGCGACCGCAACCAGGTACGCGAGTTCGTCACGCTCAACCGCGGTACCGGGACCGGCGGCGGCATCACCCGCATCGGTAGCGACAACATGCTGCTCGCGTACACGCACGTGGCGCACGACTGCATCGTCGGCAACCACTGCGTGTTCTCCAACAACTCGACGCTGGCGGGCCACGTCACCATCGAGGACTGGGTGATCATGAGCGGCTTCGCCGGCGTGCACCAGTTCTGCCGCGTCGGCGCACACGCCTTCATCGGCATGGGCGTGCTGCTGAGCGGCGACGTACCCCCGTTCACCATGGTCGCGGGCGACGCCGCCGGCCGGCCGCGCGGCATCAACAGCGAAGGCCTCAAGCGGCGTGGGTTCGATGCCGACCGCATCGCCGCCATCAAGCGCGCCTACCGCACGCTGTACGTCGCCGGCCTGCCGCTGGCCGAAGCCAAACAACAGCTCGCCGAACAGGCCCAGGCCAGCGACGACGTGAAAGCGCTGCTGCAGTTCATCGAAAGCGGCGAACGGCCGTTGCAGCGGTGA
- the lpxB gene encoding lipid-A-disaccharide synthase, with the protein MSAGNRESGIGIGQAGSPSALLASSLTHSPFPIPATRGVRIALCAGEASGDGLGAGVMAALRARFPNAEFVGIGGDAMRAAGCDTWFDANELAVMGLAEVLRHLPRLLRLRKDFRQRVLDWKPDVYVGIDAPDFNLGVERWLKERGVRTVHYVSPSVWAWREQRAAKIGRSADRVLCLFPMEPPIYAKHGVDARFVGHPMADEIPLQPDRAAARAALGLPADAPVLAVLPGSRLGEIGRLAPAFFDAACLVATQVPGLQIVVPAANAACRQALEAQFAAHGADAAWRLLDGRARDAMIASDAVLLASGTATLEAMLCKRPMVVGYRIAPLTYRIVKGLGMLKVERYALPNVLAGEDIAPELMQDDCTPDKLSSAVLRWFREPEAVAGLQPVYQRLHAQLRQDASASAAAAVAELIVPPVGAT; encoded by the coding sequence GTGAGTGCCGGGAATCGGGAGTCGGGAATCGGGATTGGGCAGGCCGGCTCTCCGTCGGCGCTCCTCGCCTCCTCCCTCACTCATTCCCCCTTCCCGATTCCCGCCACGCGTGGTGTACGCATCGCGCTGTGCGCCGGCGAGGCCTCCGGTGATGGCCTCGGCGCAGGAGTGATGGCTGCGCTGCGTGCGCGCTTTCCGAACGCCGAATTCGTCGGTATCGGCGGCGATGCGATGCGTGCTGCCGGCTGCGACACCTGGTTCGACGCGAACGAACTGGCCGTGATGGGCCTGGCCGAAGTACTGCGCCACCTGCCGCGGCTGCTGCGCCTGCGCAAGGACTTCCGGCAGCGCGTGCTGGACTGGAAGCCCGATGTCTACGTCGGCATCGATGCACCCGACTTCAACCTCGGCGTCGAGCGCTGGCTGAAGGAGCGCGGCGTGCGCACGGTCCACTATGTCAGCCCGTCCGTCTGGGCGTGGCGCGAACAGCGTGCCGCGAAGATCGGCCGGAGCGCCGACCGCGTGCTCTGCCTGTTCCCGATGGAGCCGCCGATCTACGCGAAGCACGGCGTGGATGCGCGCTTCGTCGGCCATCCGATGGCGGACGAGATCCCGCTGCAGCCGGACCGGGCCGCCGCGCGTGCCGCACTCGGGCTGCCCGCGGACGCGCCGGTGCTGGCCGTGCTGCCTGGCAGCCGGCTCGGCGAGATCGGACGGCTGGCGCCGGCCTTCTTCGACGCCGCGTGCCTGGTCGCCACGCAGGTTCCCGGGCTGCAGATCGTCGTGCCGGCCGCCAATGCCGCCTGCCGGCAGGCGCTGGAGGCGCAGTTCGCCGCACATGGCGCCGACGCCGCGTGGCGCCTGCTCGACGGCCGCGCACGCGACGCGATGATCGCCAGCGATGCCGTCCTGCTCGCCTCCGGCACGGCCACGCTGGAAGCCATGCTGTGCAAGCGCCCGATGGTGGTGGGCTACCGCATCGCGCCGCTGACGTACCGCATCGTCAAGGGCCTGGGGATGCTGAAGGTGGAGCGTTACGCGCTGCCGAACGTGCTGGCGGGCGAGGACATCGCGCCCGAGCTGATGCAGGACGACTGCACGCCGGACAAACTGTCTTCAGCCGTCCTGCGCTGGTTCCGCGAACCGGAGGCCGTCGCCGGCCTTCAGCCCGTCTATCAGCGGCTGCATGCGCAGCTGCGCCAGGACGCCTCGGCGAGCGCGGCCGCGGCAGTCGCGGAGTTGATCGTTCCCCCTGTAGGAGCGACGTAA